In Geopsychrobacter electrodiphilus DSM 16401, a single window of DNA contains:
- a CDS encoding murein hydrolase activator EnvC family protein has product MRFLLLLSLFSCFLSFPRLVSAGEQQDNRARLQQIRQRIDQANQSLNAQHQQELSLLRDLVAINTSLQEIDRRITQLKTEGRQAQKKINNLLEDINQGRQAQGAQEVLLKKRLVSLYKDNNSGLLKVLFSSSSPMELAEQYTYLSRILANDKELMATFRLVLEQQQKRLSQLKTLKKQQEQRLVAENKEGEDARSARKLQAQVLRKVRQNKTQLHAEVQKLLEKAARLENLVRELKPNQSSGSGPFASRQGKLPWPLSGGLLVGFGTQKNPEFGTLYESHGIEISAAKGTQVKAVAPGKVAFASWFKGYGNLLIVSHPGGFHTLYAQAEKLLKQVGDSVEQGDVIAVAGLPGEEGIYFEIRQNGAPVNPLNWLTPR; this is encoded by the coding sequence ATGCGTTTTCTGCTGTTGCTATCTCTCTTTTCCTGTTTTTTGTCCTTCCCCCGTTTGGTTTCGGCGGGGGAGCAGCAGGATAACCGTGCACGCCTTCAACAGATTCGGCAGCGAATCGACCAAGCTAACCAGTCGCTCAACGCTCAACATCAACAAGAACTTTCGTTGTTACGCGATCTTGTCGCCATTAATACAAGTCTGCAGGAAATTGATCGGCGCATCACCCAGCTAAAGACCGAAGGGCGACAGGCCCAAAAGAAAATTAACAATCTGCTGGAAGATATAAATCAGGGCCGACAGGCTCAGGGGGCACAAGAGGTACTACTGAAAAAACGCTTGGTTTCGCTTTATAAAGATAATAATTCAGGATTACTCAAGGTTCTGTTCTCTTCCAGCTCTCCGATGGAATTGGCCGAGCAATATACCTATCTCTCGCGTATTCTTGCCAATGACAAGGAACTGATGGCCACCTTTCGGCTGGTGTTAGAGCAGCAACAGAAGCGTTTGTCACAGCTGAAAACCTTGAAAAAGCAACAAGAGCAGCGACTCGTAGCCGAGAATAAAGAAGGTGAAGATGCACGCTCTGCTCGAAAACTGCAGGCGCAGGTTTTGCGTAAGGTTCGTCAGAATAAAACCCAGTTACACGCCGAGGTCCAGAAGTTACTGGAAAAAGCTGCGCGACTTGAGAATTTAGTCCGTGAACTGAAACCAAATCAGAGTAGTGGATCAGGCCCATTTGCTTCGCGGCAGGGGAAGCTGCCCTGGCCATTGTCTGGCGGCCTACTGGTTGGATTTGGTACCCAGAAAAATCCGGAATTCGGCACTTTGTATGAAAGTCATGGTATTGAAATATCGGCGGCTAAGGGGACCCAGGTGAAGGCTGTGGCCCCTGGTAAAGTTGCTTTTGCCAGTTGGTTCAAAGGATATGGTAACCTGTTGATCGTTTCACATCCCGGTGGCTTTCATACGCTATATGCACAGGCTGAAAAATTGCTTAAACAGGTTGGGGATTCAGTCGAACAGGGGGATGTTATCGCGGTAGCGGGTTTACCCGGGGAAGAGGGGATTTATTTTGAGATTCGCCAGAACGGTGCGCCGGTAAATCCTCTCAACTGGCTGACGCCCAGATAA
- a CDS encoding S41 family peptidase yields MSCFWVQVAIAEQVDSTTAQPASNAYEDIELFTDVLAIIHRSYVEEVNIRDLIYGGIRGMLATLDPHSSFLTPELYEEMQADTHGEFGGVGIEVTLDQGILIVVSPIEGTPASRAGIKALDQIVRINGKSTQDIDLMDAVRMMRGAIGEKISLQIRRAGDEKLLNFDLMREVIQVHSVSGRTLAPGYGYARINQFQERTGQELKDLLAKIRLENKDHFKGLILDLRNNPGGLLDQAVEVSDMFLSKGLIVYTKGRDKENQLRFQASASGTEPDYPLILLINEGSASASEIVAGALHDHGRALLLGEKTFGKGSVQTIIPLSDHSGLRLTTALYYTPSGTSIQARGITPDIEVAQIELPAAPAAKGHYREKDLEHHFKAESMKSKPTENISSDSDQIHDYQLMRAFDLLKGVGYFQQIKVGQTL; encoded by the coding sequence ATGTCCTGTTTTTGGGTTCAGGTTGCGATAGCTGAACAGGTGGATTCAACTACAGCTCAGCCGGCGAGCAATGCCTATGAAGATATTGAGCTCTTTACTGATGTGCTGGCTATCATTCATCGGAGTTACGTTGAAGAGGTTAATATCCGTGACCTGATATACGGAGGCATCCGTGGCATGCTGGCAACCCTGGATCCACACAGCAGTTTTTTAACGCCTGAGCTTTACGAAGAGATGCAGGCTGATACTCACGGTGAATTTGGCGGAGTCGGGATTGAGGTGACACTTGATCAGGGTATTTTGATTGTTGTCTCTCCAATCGAAGGAACACCAGCTTCGCGGGCGGGCATTAAAGCTCTGGATCAAATTGTCCGAATTAACGGGAAATCGACCCAGGATATTGATCTGATGGATGCGGTGCGCATGATGCGTGGCGCCATTGGTGAGAAGATTTCCCTTCAGATCCGACGGGCGGGTGACGAAAAGCTTCTCAATTTTGACCTGATGCGTGAGGTCATACAGGTTCACAGTGTTAGCGGACGGACACTTGCTCCTGGTTACGGCTACGCCAGGATCAACCAGTTCCAGGAACGGACGGGGCAGGAATTAAAAGATCTGCTTGCGAAAATCAGGCTTGAAAATAAGGATCATTTTAAAGGATTAATTCTTGATCTGCGTAACAACCCTGGAGGGTTGCTGGACCAGGCTGTTGAGGTTTCGGATATGTTCTTAAGCAAGGGACTGATCGTTTACACCAAAGGGCGAGATAAAGAGAACCAGTTGCGGTTTCAGGCCTCTGCCAGTGGGACCGAGCCAGACTATCCGTTGATTCTGCTAATCAATGAAGGGAGTGCCAGCGCCTCCGAAATTGTTGCTGGAGCACTCCATGATCACGGACGAGCTCTCCTTCTCGGGGAGAAGACCTTCGGTAAAGGTTCGGTTCAGACGATCATCCCCTTGAGCGATCATTCCGGTTTGCGGTTGACGACGGCTCTTTACTATACGCCAAGTGGGACATCAATTCAGGCGCGCGGAATTACTCCAGATATTGAAGTAGCACAAATCGAACTGCCTGCAGCACCAGCAGCCAAGGGGCACTACCGTGAAAAAGATCTTGAACACCATTTTAAGGCCGAGAGCATGAAATCAAAGCCGACCGAAAATATCTCGTCCGATTCTGATCAAATCCACGATTATCAGTTAATGCGCGCCTTCGACCTGTTAAAAGGGGTAGGGTATTTTCAGCAGATCAAGGTGGGACAGACATTGTGA
- a CDS encoding divergent polysaccharide deacetylase family protein translates to MASKKKPVKKKAKSRQYFQGHGLMLAIAALVSGALTLAGLIVYFNLKIPPGVTPPAPKIHISTYADVDQLVENELLMSSHSEGWRRLNSPQELVLLQMYGDYPEQIRLMELSTRIALTNSPAQLDLSPRQGIVRVYWQGILRMELRYHVPEEVRQKRPRIAIIMDDMGSNHAVFDALLSVDLPITPAILPLASYATRGAGIMQEKKREYMIHLPMEPKNYPSISPGPDALLVNLTTDEIKQRLQQYIKLVPGAVGGNNHMGSRFTEDRPAMHTVLEGLKAAGLFFVDSRTIGDSVAFDEARLMGLQTAERNIFLDNEENVDYIAKQLHKMVKIAEAKGTAIAICHPYPQTFQALRQNTGWLHEQQVDFVLVSRLVNRY, encoded by the coding sequence ATGGCAAGTAAAAAGAAACCAGTGAAGAAAAAAGCCAAATCTCGCCAATATTTTCAGGGCCATGGCTTGATGCTTGCGATTGCAGCTCTGGTCAGTGGAGCCTTAACCCTGGCAGGACTGATCGTCTACTTCAATCTCAAAATACCGCCGGGAGTGACTCCACCTGCACCCAAAATTCATATTTCAACCTACGCCGATGTTGATCAACTGGTCGAAAATGAACTCCTCATGAGTAGTCATTCTGAAGGCTGGCGGCGTCTCAATAGCCCTCAAGAACTCGTGTTATTGCAGATGTATGGAGACTATCCGGAACAAATTCGCTTGATGGAACTCTCAACCCGCATCGCTCTGACAAATAGCCCGGCTCAACTGGATCTTTCCCCGCGGCAGGGCATAGTTCGTGTCTACTGGCAGGGAATTCTGCGCATGGAGTTGCGCTATCATGTCCCCGAGGAGGTAAGGCAAAAACGCCCCCGTATTGCCATTATTATGGATGATATGGGGAGCAATCATGCGGTATTTGATGCGCTGCTGTCAGTTGATTTGCCGATTACTCCAGCTATCCTGCCACTGGCCAGCTATGCGACCCGTGGTGCCGGAATCATGCAAGAAAAAAAGCGTGAATACATGATCCATCTGCCGATGGAGCCCAAAAACTACCCGTCAATCAGTCCCGGACCGGATGCGTTACTGGTTAACTTGACAACCGATGAAATCAAACAGCGCCTTCAGCAGTACATTAAATTGGTGCCAGGTGCCGTTGGTGGAAATAACCATATGGGTTCGCGATTTACGGAAGATCGACCTGCGATGCATACCGTGCTCGAAGGCCTGAAGGCTGCGGGACTCTTTTTTGTAGATAGTCGTACGATTGGAGACTCGGTCGCTTTTGACGAAGCCCGACTTATGGGTTTACAGACAGCTGAGCGCAATATTTTTCTCGACAATGAGGAGAATGTTGATTATATCGCCAAACAATTACACAAAATGGTGAAAATTGCCGAAGCGAAGGGGACCGCGATTGCGATTTGCCACCCCTATCCGCAAACGTTTCAGGCCCTGCGGCAAAATACTGGCTGGCTACATGAGCAACAAGTTGATTTTGTTTTGGTTTCTCGATTAGTCAACCGTTATTAA
- a CDS encoding ParA family protein yields the protein MARPYVITVSSEKGGVGKTTLATNLAIYLKALAKDLQVTLLSFDNHFTVDRMFRLSHEQADYHVGHLFKGISPTDLIVQGEYGVQIIPSCSNLNYFNAEAPVDESLAGILSQSELGGILIIDTCPILDPYTRNALFAADRVIVPVKDAPSLENCQHLARFYSDHGIKHSPLRLLPCLLDTRIRYKGPFGNSYQLLKAYAINRGYRCFEGFIAKSPKVESLGTNPEGKVYPILTHGRATEVHLQFRHLARQAYLEYLEKGPHRINEILAVHESRSELHDQRERQRRQRLFTKCLCCDRSFESQELPAAFYIESSARDICGFIEEHCFYEMIFGNLYGSQKAEVSVAVKEIFEETAQRSYFLMQRPEPTRISLARLDPQGETLFQRVSDIKSTRSFMRRGTPLLHHLLDLALPINNPKRMLLIKYCAAPAHEILQETAYARFQTVFSRARLDFETPENSEDEIYCNPVFP from the coding sequence ATGGCCCGACCCTACGTCATTACAGTATCGAGTGAAAAAGGGGGTGTTGGTAAAACCACTCTCGCCACTAACCTGGCAATCTATCTCAAAGCACTGGCGAAAGACCTGCAAGTGACCTTGCTCAGCTTTGATAACCATTTTACCGTTGATCGCATGTTTCGTCTGAGTCACGAACAGGCAGACTATCACGTCGGGCATCTTTTTAAAGGGATCTCTCCGACCGACCTGATCGTGCAGGGGGAATACGGCGTACAGATTATCCCATCGTGCAGCAATCTAAATTATTTCAATGCCGAAGCCCCGGTTGATGAAAGCCTCGCTGGCATCCTCAGCCAGTCAGAACTGGGTGGCATCCTGATCATCGACACCTGCCCAATTCTGGATCCCTATACCCGGAATGCCCTGTTTGCCGCGGATCGGGTGATTGTACCAGTCAAGGACGCGCCGTCCCTGGAAAACTGTCAGCATCTCGCAAGGTTCTACAGCGATCACGGAATAAAACATAGCCCCTTACGCCTCCTCCCCTGCTTGCTCGACACACGTATCCGTTACAAAGGGCCTTTTGGAAACTCATACCAACTGCTCAAGGCCTACGCCATAAACCGCGGGTATCGTTGTTTTGAAGGGTTTATCGCCAAAAGTCCCAAGGTTGAGTCGTTAGGCACCAACCCTGAAGGCAAGGTTTATCCGATTTTGACCCATGGTCGTGCGACCGAAGTTCATTTACAATTCAGGCACCTCGCACGGCAGGCGTATCTCGAATATCTGGAAAAAGGCCCACATCGCATTAATGAAATATTGGCCGTACATGAATCCCGGTCTGAATTGCACGACCAAAGGGAACGGCAACGCCGCCAGCGGCTCTTCACCAAATGTCTCTGCTGCGATCGCTCTTTTGAATCACAAGAGTTACCAGCTGCCTTTTATATTGAATCTTCAGCTCGGGATATTTGTGGATTTATTGAAGAACACTGCTTCTATGAGATGATTTTCGGTAACCTGTATGGCAGCCAAAAGGCCGAGGTCAGTGTGGCGGTCAAAGAAATTTTCGAAGAGACCGCCCAGCGATCATATTTTTTAATGCAACGGCCCGAACCGACCCGTATCTCGCTGGCTCGGCTCGATCCACAAGGAGAAACGCTTTTTCAGAGGGTTAGTGATATAAAATCGACTCGGAGTTTTATGCGCCGTGGGACGCCCCTGTTACACCATCTTTTGGATCTCGCCCTGCCAATCAACAATCCAAAACGGATGCTGCTCATCAAATATTGTGCGGCCCCTGCACATGAAATTCTGCAAGAAACCGCCTATGCACGGTTCCAGACAGTTTTCAGCCGAGCGCGTCTCGACTTCGAAACACCCGAAAATTCAGAAGACGAAATTTATTGCAACCCGGTGTTCCCCTGA
- the xseA gene encoding exodeoxyribonuclease VII large subunit: MSLPVISVSSLVDLLKDLIEENFVEVFVEGEISNFSKPGSGHCYFTLKDDRGQLRCAMFRSHSRLLKFIPENGMQVICRGRASVYPQRGELQLIVESVEPSGIGGMQLAFEQLKQKLAAEGLFAQERKKVLPEFPQIIGVVTSATGAAIHDILNTLRRRSSGVRVLLRPVRVQGAGAAAEIAEAIADLNQEGSADVLIIGRGGGSLEDLWAFSEEVVARAISASILPVVSAVGHEVDFSIADLVADLRAPTPTAAAEMVVKNREEVESHCDQLLMRLGRIMQGRLSLMRLRFDGLTRRLVSPVDTLHQRRRQLDEFEQRFKRSILLRMQQSGQMLQSLVERLDALSPLRVLARGYALARLQPMGTPLLHVDQVQVGDQISVQLAQGELEASVLGISFEKKPKLT; this comes from the coding sequence ATGTCATTGCCAGTGATTTCAGTTTCAAGTTTGGTTGATCTGTTGAAAGACTTGATCGAAGAGAATTTTGTAGAAGTTTTCGTCGAAGGGGAGATCTCCAATTTTTCTAAGCCAGGTTCCGGGCATTGCTATTTCACTCTTAAGGATGATCGTGGCCAGTTGCGTTGCGCGATGTTCCGCAGTCACAGTCGGCTGCTGAAATTTATACCCGAAAACGGTATGCAGGTCATTTGTCGTGGAAGGGCCTCGGTCTATCCTCAAAGGGGCGAACTTCAGTTGATTGTCGAAAGTGTTGAGCCTTCTGGAATCGGTGGGATGCAGTTGGCTTTTGAACAATTAAAGCAGAAGCTGGCGGCCGAAGGGTTGTTTGCCCAGGAGCGGAAAAAGGTTCTTCCTGAATTTCCTCAGATCATTGGGGTTGTCACCTCCGCTACCGGAGCTGCGATCCATGATATTTTGAATACTTTGCGGCGTCGTTCAAGTGGGGTGAGGGTGTTACTTCGTCCGGTCCGTGTCCAGGGGGCGGGGGCCGCAGCTGAGATCGCTGAGGCGATCGCTGATTTAAACCAGGAAGGGAGCGCGGATGTTCTAATCATCGGACGTGGCGGAGGTTCCCTTGAAGATCTCTGGGCTTTCAGTGAGGAGGTGGTTGCTCGCGCGATTTCGGCTTCGATTCTGCCGGTTGTTTCCGCTGTTGGTCACGAGGTTGATTTCAGTATTGCCGATCTGGTCGCCGATCTGCGCGCACCAACACCGACGGCAGCGGCCGAGATGGTGGTAAAAAACCGTGAAGAGGTGGAGAGTCACTGCGATCAGTTGCTGATGCGTCTTGGACGCATCATGCAAGGTCGGCTCAGCTTGATGCGCCTGCGTTTTGATGGTCTGACACGTCGTCTCGTGTCTCCAGTAGACACCCTTCATCAGCGACGGAGGCAACTGGATGAGTTCGAGCAACGTTTCAAACGATCAATTTTGCTGCGCATGCAGCAGTCTGGCCAGATGCTGCAATCCCTGGTCGAGCGGCTCGACGCTCTTTCACCGTTGCGGGTATTGGCGCGCGGTTATGCTCTGGCACGCCTGCAGCCAATGGGAACCCCACTGTTACATGTCGACCAGGTTCAGGTGGGGGATCAGATTAGTGTCCAGTTGGCTCAGGGTGAGTTGGAGGCCAGCGTCTTGGGGATAAGCTTCGAAAAAAAACCGAAATTGACTTGA
- the xseB gene encoding exodeoxyribonuclease VII small subunit has product MAKKKGFETSLKALEEAVSRLEEGDLELEESLKTFEQGVKSAAECRMALEKVELQVDLLLKQQDGRLTREPFDE; this is encoded by the coding sequence ATGGCAAAAAAGAAAGGCTTTGAAACCTCGTTAAAGGCGCTGGAAGAAGCGGTATCACGCCTTGAAGAGGGTGATCTAGAACTTGAGGAGTCCCTGAAAACTTTTGAACAGGGGGTTAAGTCAGCGGCTGAGTGCCGCATGGCGCTTGAAAAGGTCGAGCTGCAGGTTGATCTTCTCCTCAAACAACAGGATGGTCGTCTGACGCGGGAGCCCTTCGATGAGTGA
- a CDS encoding polyprenyl synthetase family protein has product MSEDWSLDVYLKHRLQLVESALDVFVPKTETLPGSLHDSMRYSLFAGGKRIRPVLMSAACEAVGGQGEDVLPAAAAIEMIHSYSLIHDDLPAMDDDDLRRGKPTNHKVYGEAIAILAGDGLLTEAFILLSNPQVLQNVTAPARLEIIHQLSRAAGSLGMVGGQVVDMESEGQRIDLPTLEYIHTHKTGALILAAIEIGAIIGGADTTQRFALHRYGEAAGLAFQVADDILDIIADQSLLGKNVGSDEARGKATYPAILGLEGARQRARDLRDMALAALDPFGEEARPLREIAAYIINRSF; this is encoded by the coding sequence ATGAGTGAGGACTGGTCCCTCGACGTTTATTTGAAACACCGTCTGCAATTGGTTGAGTCAGCGCTTGACGTTTTTGTGCCGAAAACGGAAACCCTGCCGGGCAGTCTGCATGATTCGATGCGTTATTCCCTCTTTGCTGGAGGGAAGCGAATCCGCCCGGTGTTGATGTCTGCGGCTTGCGAAGCGGTAGGTGGCCAGGGCGAAGACGTATTGCCTGCGGCCGCAGCGATTGAAATGATCCACAGCTATTCACTGATCCACGATGATCTGCCGGCGATGGATGATGACGATCTGCGGCGAGGGAAGCCGACCAATCATAAGGTCTATGGTGAGGCGATCGCGATTCTGGCGGGGGATGGGCTTTTAACCGAAGCATTTATCCTGTTGTCGAATCCACAAGTTCTGCAGAACGTTACTGCACCGGCTCGGCTCGAGATTATCCACCAGCTTTCCCGTGCAGCTGGAAGCCTCGGTATGGTTGGCGGACAGGTGGTTGATATGGAGTCCGAAGGGCAGAGAATCGATCTTCCGACCCTTGAATATATCCATACACATAAAACCGGAGCGTTAATTCTCGCGGCTATAGAAATTGGTGCCATAATCGGGGGGGCAGATACCACCCAACGCTTCGCTCTGCATCGTTACGGCGAGGCGGCAGGACTGGCATTTCAGGTTGCAGATGATATCCTCGATATTATTGCTGACCAATCCCTGCTCGGCAAAAATGTTGGTAGTGATGAGGCACGCGGCAAGGCAACATATCCGGCGATCCTCGGCCTGGAAGGAGCCCGTCAACGGGCGCGAGACCTGCGTGACATGGCTCTCGCCGCGCTTGATCCTTTTGGCGAAGAGGCACGTCCCTTGCGCGAGATAGCCGCTTATATAATAAATCGTTCTTTTTAA
- the dxs gene encoding 1-deoxy-D-xylulose-5-phosphate synthase, with product MHELLTNLTCPADLKKMDLAQLEQLAAELRETIISTVASCGGHLGSSLGVVELTIAIHKVFDSPRDRIVWDVGHQAYVHKLLTGRLENFGSLRQLDGLSGFPKRKESEHDAFDVGHSSTSISAALGMSAGIDIMGGDERVIAVIGDGSLTAGMAFEALNHAGSLKKKLIVILNDNEMSISPNVGALSSFLSRKMSSELFLRFKKETENILNHVPGFGKDLVNLARRAEESLKGFITPGMLFEAFGFDYFGLLDGHNLPEMIATLKNVRNIRGPVLLHVATRKGKGYLPAEKEPAKFHGVGPFDRETGQLVPGKPGAVSYTSVFGKTLSEMAEKDERIVAITAAMPAGTGLSGFAEAFPKRFFDVGIAEQHAVTFAAGLACRGLRPVVALYSTFLQRAYDNVLHDVCLQNLPVSFALDRGGLVGADGPTHHGVFDLSFLRHIPNLVLMAPRNEFELKRAMLTAIEFDGPFAYRYPRGNGEGLSLAQSVEPIPIGKGEILREGKEVAIIAVGSMVGEALKAAEILSRQGVDLLVADARYIKPLDGEMILDIANRVSVLLTAEENALQGGFGSAVLELLSDHGVCQPVIRVGIADHFVEQGTQAELRERVGIDAVSICERINEALTQKAKSVQI from the coding sequence ATGCATGAATTGCTCACCAATCTGACCTGTCCGGCTGATCTAAAAAAGATGGACCTTGCACAACTCGAGCAATTGGCGGCTGAACTGCGTGAGACGATTATTTCAACGGTTGCGTCCTGCGGAGGACACCTTGGGAGTTCTCTTGGGGTGGTTGAGCTGACCATTGCGATCCATAAGGTGTTTGATTCTCCCCGGGATCGGATTGTCTGGGATGTGGGTCATCAGGCCTACGTGCATAAACTGTTGACGGGGCGGCTCGAGAATTTCGGGTCACTGCGTCAACTTGATGGGCTGAGCGGTTTTCCCAAACGTAAAGAGAGTGAACACGACGCCTTTGACGTCGGACATTCAAGCACCTCGATTTCAGCGGCACTTGGAATGAGCGCTGGTATCGATATTATGGGAGGGGATGAACGGGTCATTGCCGTAATTGGCGATGGGTCGTTGACTGCCGGAATGGCCTTTGAGGCGCTGAACCACGCTGGGTCTCTGAAGAAGAAACTGATTGTCATTTTGAACGACAACGAAATGTCGATCTCTCCAAACGTCGGCGCGCTCTCATCATTTTTAAGCCGTAAAATGTCGAGTGAGCTCTTTTTACGTTTCAAAAAAGAGACCGAAAACATTCTTAACCATGTTCCCGGTTTTGGTAAGGATCTGGTAAATCTCGCCCGGCGTGCGGAAGAATCTCTCAAGGGATTTATCACCCCGGGCATGCTGTTCGAAGCCTTCGGGTTCGATTATTTCGGGCTGCTTGACGGACATAATCTTCCAGAGATGATTGCAACCTTAAAAAATGTACGGAACATTCGTGGGCCGGTCCTGTTGCACGTCGCAACCCGCAAGGGGAAGGGCTATCTGCCGGCTGAAAAAGAGCCCGCCAAGTTCCATGGGGTCGGACCGTTCGATCGTGAAACCGGGCAACTTGTACCTGGCAAGCCAGGAGCTGTCAGCTACACTAGTGTTTTTGGTAAAACCCTGAGTGAGATGGCGGAAAAAGATGAACGGATTGTCGCCATCACTGCTGCCATGCCTGCAGGGACCGGGCTCAGTGGCTTCGCCGAAGCCTTCCCCAAGCGATTCTTCGATGTGGGTATCGCCGAACAGCATGCAGTGACCTTCGCTGCGGGCCTGGCCTGCCGGGGGCTTCGGCCGGTGGTGGCGCTCTATTCGACCTTTTTGCAGCGGGCTTATGACAATGTGCTGCATGACGTCTGTTTGCAGAACCTCCCTGTCAGTTTTGCCCTTGACCGCGGAGGGCTGGTCGGAGCCGATGGTCCGACCCATCATGGCGTGTTTGACCTTTCATTTTTGCGACACATACCCAATCTGGTGTTGATGGCACCGCGCAACGAATTTGAATTGAAACGTGCAATGCTGACCGCAATTGAGTTTGATGGACCTTTCGCCTATCGCTACCCGCGGGGGAATGGTGAAGGGCTCTCTCTGGCGCAATCTGTAGAGCCTATTCCCATCGGCAAGGGGGAGATCTTGCGTGAGGGGAAAGAGGTCGCAATTATTGCCGTCGGAAGTATGGTCGGTGAAGCCTTAAAGGCGGCAGAAATACTTTCCAGGCAGGGGGTCGATCTTCTGGTGGCCGACGCGCGCTATATCAAGCCGCTTGACGGCGAAATGATTCTCGATATTGCGAATCGGGTCTCAGTGCTGCTGACTGCCGAGGAGAATGCCCTGCAAGGCGGATTCGGCTCGGCCGTTCTGGAGCTTCTGTCTGATCATGGCGTCTGTCAGCCAGTGATTCGGGTCGGTATTGCTGATCATTTTGTTGAACAGGGTACCCAGGCGGAATTGCGAGAGCGGGTTGGGATTGACGCTGTGTCTATCTGCGAGCGGATTAACGAAGCCCTGACCCAAAAGGCCAAGTCGGTCCAGATTTGA